In one window of Nitrososphaerales archaeon DNA:
- a CDS encoding transposase yields AWKQMVSLYMDNEDEFNKHYHKRSLVESVFNVIKGVFGNNLNARKRKMQRKELMLRIICYNIGIVNLQEIRNSMAE; encoded by the coding sequence AGGCGTGGAAGCAGATGGTATCGTTATACATGGACAATGAGGATGAGTTCAACAAACATTACCATAAGAGATCACTAGTAGAAAGCGTGTTCAATGTGATAAAGGGAGTGTTTGGCAACAACCTGAATGCAAGGAAGAGAAAGATGCAGAGGAAGGAGCTGATGTTGCGAATAATTTGCTATAACATTGGGATAGTCAATTTGCAGGAGATCAGGAATAGCATGGCAGAATAG
- a CDS encoding SIS domain-containing protein, with product MYNMYEMIKEQPDAIQYTIERCARDVELSSKLIRRKRIYLTGCGSSFHAAIYGECVLRMFGFDVHAVNAFDLIHYTPPLKNSITIIISHSWKTRTTLKALDVLNDRRIPCIGISANEKAKADVDILLRTSDHYDKSDCVTMGYTTKLVALALLAEFDAKKKYIQSIPSLLRGIFNVEEQVKQLAEKYHSCKRFFVLGAGPNTATAHEMALKMKEGNFTDSEAMHVEQMLHGSISGVDEGDIVFLIAPKDGKVRQRMYETANVLNDIDASTVAVTDDASEIAKECKHAIIIPYVPEYLNPILSIVPLQLFAYYLAEQNGINPDLAREDDPKYKRAYASLLLHLK from the coding sequence ATGTATAACATGTATGAAATGATAAAAGAACAACCAGACGCTATTCAATATACGATAGAAAGATGTGCTAGAGATGTAGAACTAAGTTCTAAACTGATCAGGAGAAAACGAATTTACCTGACAGGATGCGGTTCCTCATTTCATGCTGCAATATATGGTGAATGCGTCTTGCGAATGTTTGGTTTTGATGTACATGCTGTGAACGCATTTGATTTGATCCATTACACACCGCCGTTGAAAAACTCAATTACAATCATCATCAGCCACAGCTGGAAGACAAGAACTACGCTAAAAGCACTGGATGTTCTTAACGACAGGAGAATTCCATGTATAGGGATATCCGCAAATGAGAAAGCAAAGGCCGATGTAGATATTTTGTTGAGAACTAGCGATCATTACGACAAATCTGACTGTGTAACAATGGGCTATACTACGAAGCTTGTCGCATTAGCTCTTTTGGCAGAATTTGATGCCAAGAAAAAATATATTCAAAGTATTCCTTCTTTGCTAAGGGGTATATTTAATGTCGAGGAACAAGTTAAGCAATTGGCCGAGAAGTATCATAGCTGCAAAAGGTTTTTCGTTCTGGGCGCAGGACCCAATACCGCTACAGCCCATGAAATGGCATTGAAGATGAAAGAGGGTAATTTTACTGATTCGGAAGCTATGCATGTAGAGCAAATGCTACACGGTTCAATATCTGGGGTAGACGAAGGTGATATTGTATTCCTAATAGCACCTAAGGATGGTAAAGTTAGACAGCGTATGTATGAAACTGCAAACGTTTTGAATGATATTGATGCATCTACCGTTGCAGTGACAGACGATGCCTCCGAGATAGCAAAAGAATGCAAGCATGCGATAATCATACCATATGTGCCGGAATATCTTAATCCAATACTCTCGATTGTTCCATTGCAACTGTTTGCTTATTACCTCGCAGAGCAAAATGGAATAAATCCAGATTTAGCTAGGGAAGACGATCCCAAATATAAAAGGGCCTATGCTTCATTGTTATTACACCTTAAATAA
- a CDS encoding nucleotidyltransferase family protein, whose protein sequence is MKAVILAGGFGKRLKPLTDEKPKPMIDVLDKPIIEWQIRWLRNHGISDVILCVGYMKENIVDYIGSGTRLGVNAYYTVEDTPLGTGGALKNAESLLASEDKFFMLNGDVLTNLDPNRLECELSNGLVATIAVVPLPSPFGVLQLDKDSRVLGFTEKPKITQFWINAGVYCLSGKIFSYLPKSGNIETTALPALAKSRKLKAVKFENSFWRSIDSHKDIEEASREIGAIFKRAVPRK, encoded by the coding sequence GTGAAAGCTGTGATTCTTGCTGGCGGCTTTGGCAAGCGCCTCAAACCTTTGACAGATGAAAAACCCAAACCAATGATCGATGTTCTCGACAAACCTATAATCGAATGGCAAATTAGATGGTTAAGGAATCACGGTATCAGTGATGTGATTTTATGTGTTGGCTACATGAAGGAGAATATAGTCGATTACATTGGAAGTGGTACTAGGCTTGGTGTTAATGCGTATTACACAGTTGAAGATACGCCCCTTGGAACGGGCGGGGCTTTAAAAAATGCAGAATCCTTGCTTGCTAGTGAAGATAAGTTCTTCATGCTTAATGGTGACGTTTTGACGAACTTGGATCCAAATCGGCTTGAATGTGAACTGTCAAATGGTCTCGTAGCTACGATAGCAGTGGTTCCATTGCCAAGTCCCTTTGGAGTTTTACAACTTGACAAAGATTCAAGAGTTCTGGGCTTTACTGAAAAACCCAAGATAACTCAGTTCTGGATAAATGCGGGAGTGTATTGTCTTTCTGGCAAAATCTTTAGTTACCTACCTAAATCTGGGAATATAGAAACTACTGCCTTACCAGCACTTGCCAAGAGTAGGAAACTGAAGGCAGTGAAGTTTGAAAACAGTTTCTGGCGCTCGATTGATTCGCATAAAGATATAGAGGAAGCTAGCAGGGAGATAGGCGCTATATTCAAGAGAGCGGTACCTAGAAAATAA
- a CDS encoding LLM class flavin-dependent oxidoreductase produces the protein MRLGFSLGTLLTHGEVIHCAEMADKTGAESIWIPESWARDAFVTLGRISAVTEHTRLGTGIVSIYSRSPAAIAMAAATLDLMCNGRAFIGLGASSKVLVENWHGEKFSNHITRMKEYVESIRAIVKGEKVNYDGRIVKVRNFKLGFKPHNTNIPIYVAATNERMVNLSTEVGDGTVLFLRPLDELKHTVTKLKKITYNRNFDIICIIMTAVAKERELARERIRKTLAFYMAVGSIYSEFLSASGFRNEIAQIVESYNKDGLMNIHKLIPDKMLDALTIAGEPEECRKKLGKFLETGISLPVIQFNPVNQAESSFKEVIATFLE, from the coding sequence ATGCGACTGGGATTCAGCCTAGGCACTCTGCTTACGCATGGCGAAGTGATACATTGTGCAGAAATGGCAGACAAGACAGGTGCAGAATCTATCTGGATCCCAGAGTCATGGGCAAGGGACGCGTTTGTTACGCTTGGCCGCATCTCTGCTGTAACTGAACATACTCGTCTTGGAACAGGAATAGTAAGCATCTACTCGAGAAGCCCTGCAGCTATCGCAATGGCAGCTGCAACCTTAGATTTAATGTGTAATGGAAGAGCCTTCATAGGACTTGGGGCCAGTAGCAAAGTCCTAGTTGAAAATTGGCATGGAGAAAAATTTTCTAATCATATTACAAGAATGAAAGAATATGTTGAGTCTATCAGGGCTATAGTAAAAGGCGAGAAGGTCAACTATGATGGAAGGATTGTGAAGGTAAGAAATTTCAAACTGGGTTTTAAACCCCATAATACAAACATTCCAATTTATGTCGCGGCCACAAATGAAAGAATGGTTAACTTATCTACAGAAGTTGGCGATGGCACCGTACTATTTTTGCGTCCTCTTGATGAATTGAAACACACTGTAACCAAACTAAAAAAGATCACATATAACAGAAATTTCGATATTATTTGTATCATAATGACGGCAGTTGCAAAAGAGCGAGAACTTGCAAGGGAAAGAATAAGAAAGACTCTAGCATTTTATATGGCGGTCGGTAGTATTTACAGTGAATTCCTATCTGCAAGTGGATTCAGGAATGAGATCGCACAGATAGTCGAATCTTACAATAAGGACGGATTGATGAATATACACAAACTGATCCCCGATAAGATGCTGGACGCACTTACAATTGCGGGTGAACCAGAGGAGTGCAGAAAGAAACTTGGAAAATTCCTAGAAACCGGTATTTCCTTGCCAGTGATACAATTCAACCCTGTGAATCAAGCGGAATCTTCATTTAAGGAAGTAATTGCTACGTTTCTGGAGTAG
- a CDS encoding thiolase family protein: MRRVAIAGYGLTKFRKSKDSLFTIASEAIQDLFINVDALSQDDIDAVLVSTCNNAQYTAAILSEMFGIKPRIAHRIENMCNSGGNAIISAYSYIASGLCDVALVVGAERADSPSARLEWDLARGPFKHPAHWAAMFAKAHMDQYGTTEEQMAIVSAKNHKNASMNPMAYFQKEVSVDDVLRSKPIVKPVKLYDCSAPCDGSASLLLVSEQKSMEFTDLPIWVTGIGQRSVCASFSNVKELTRMDSTILAARDAYAMAKIEPDDIDIVEIHDAFTICEIIAYEDLGFVEKGKGGKYAESISNTDNLHANTRGGLIGAGHPIGATGVAQAAEIVMQLQGKAGKRQAKDCKNGLIHNLSAAATSSTVVILGV, from the coding sequence TTGAGAAGGGTTGCGATCGCAGGTTATGGTTTAACAAAATTTAGAAAAAGCAAAGATTCTCTATTTACAATAGCATCAGAGGCAATACAAGATCTTTTCATAAACGTAGATGCACTTTCACAGGATGATATAGACGCCGTTCTAGTATCGACATGTAATAACGCTCAATATACCGCTGCCATATTATCGGAAATGTTTGGAATAAAACCTCGGATAGCGCACAGAATAGAAAACATGTGTAATTCTGGAGGCAACGCAATAATCTCCGCATATTCGTACATAGCATCCGGTTTGTGCGATGTGGCTCTAGTTGTTGGTGCTGAAAGAGCTGATAGCCCTTCAGCTAGACTGGAATGGGATCTAGCAAGAGGTCCCTTCAAGCACCCTGCACACTGGGCTGCGATGTTCGCTAAGGCTCACATGGATCAGTACGGCACAACAGAGGAACAGATGGCTATAGTATCTGCTAAGAATCACAAGAATGCTTCCATGAATCCCATGGCATACTTCCAGAAGGAAGTAAGTGTAGATGATGTCTTGCGATCGAAACCAATAGTCAAGCCTGTAAAGCTTTACGACTGCTCTGCTCCATGTGACGGTTCTGCTTCTCTTTTACTAGTTTCAGAACAAAAGAGTATGGAATTTACCGATCTACCCATATGGGTTACAGGCATAGGACAAAGAAGTGTGTGTGCAAGTTTCAGTAATGTGAAAGAGCTAACACGCATGGATTCCACAATATTAGCCGCAAGAGACGCATATGCAATGGCAAAGATAGAACCCGACGATATCGATATTGTTGAAATACACGATGCATTCACCATTTGCGAGATTATTGCTTACGAAGATCTTGGTTTTGTTGAGAAAGGCAAGGGTGGAAAATATGCCGAATCCATATCTAACACGGACAACTTGCATGCAAATACTCGAGGTGGATTGATTGGGGCAGGTCATCCTATAGGTGCAACAGGTGTTGCTCAAGCTGCGGAGATCGTCATGCAACTTCAAGGGAAAGCTGGCAAACGACAGGCTAAGGACTGTAAGAATGGATTGATACATAATCTTTCAGCCGCAGCGACATCCTCCACCGTTGTAATTTTGGGTGTGTAG